From Rudanella lutea DSM 19387, a single genomic window includes:
- a CDS encoding cytochrome c oxidase subunit 3 yields the protein MKEELESIDYTIEEPEETLSMNPKKFIMWLFIVSIIMLFAAMTSAYLVRRAEGNWLEYTIPAVFSYSTAVLIFSSITMHLAYWAAKKDQFSLMRLAISITFVAGIAFLYMQFQGWVQLVDQKVFFVGNPAGSFMYVFTGLHAFHIISGLIVLLFALRAAFRLHIHAKSLDQIEIAATYWHFLDVLWLYLFAFLIYFH from the coding sequence ATGAAAGAGGAGTTGGAAAGTATCGACTATACCATCGAAGAGCCAGAAGAGACGCTTTCGATGAACCCTAAAAAGTTCATCATGTGGCTTTTCATCGTAAGCATTATTATGCTGTTTGCTGCCATGACGAGCGCCTATCTGGTACGTCGGGCAGAAGGAAATTGGCTCGAATACACCATACCGGCTGTATTTTCGTACAGCACTGCTGTGCTAATTTTTAGTAGTATCACCATGCATCTTGCGTACTGGGCTGCAAAAAAAGACCAGTTCAGTCTAATGCGTTTGGCGATAAGCATTACTTTTGTGGCCGGAATTGCTTTCTTATACATGCAGTTTCAAGGATGGGTACAGTTGGTCGACCAGAAAGTATTCTTTGTGGGGAATCCGGCAGGCTCATTTATGTATGTGTTCACAGGTTTGCATGCATTTCACATAATATCAGGGCTAATAGTCCTTTTATTTGCACTGAGAGCTGCTTTTCGTTTACACATTCATGCTAAAAGTTTGGACCAGATCGAGATTGCTGCTACGTACTGGCACTTCTTGGACGTTCTCTGGTTATATTTGTTCGCGTTTTTAATCTATTTCCATTAA
- a CDS encoding DUF3341 domain-containing protein, which produces MADIHGNGGKFLVGIFDDDDVVLKAVKEVKQAGVRIHEVYSPFPIHGLDVALGHPRTRLGIAAFLFGLTGTLTALSLTAYTEKFDWPMVVGGKDSYSFPVYIPVIFELTVLFCALGMVGTFLVSNGLGPSVKPLMFDLRTTDNKFAMAIDLSKNQLVEGRIEQILKDAGAAEVNVKQF; this is translated from the coding sequence ATGGCAGATATACACGGCAATGGCGGCAAGTTTCTGGTAGGCATCTTCGATGATGATGATGTGGTACTGAAAGCTGTCAAAGAAGTAAAACAAGCAGGGGTTCGTATTCACGAAGTTTATTCCCCATTTCCAATTCACGGCCTTGATGTGGCGCTGGGACACCCCCGCACACGCCTGGGTATCGCGGCTTTCCTGTTCGGTTTGACGGGTACGCTTACAGCACTTTCGCTGACAGCATACACAGAGAAGTTCGACTGGCCGATGGTCGTAGGGGGTAAGGATTCTTATTCCTTCCCAGTTTATATTCCGGTTATCTTCGAGCTAACGGTACTTTTCTGTGCACTCGGTATGGTGGGTACGTTCCTTGTATCGAATGGCCTCGGACCCAGTGTCAAGCCGCTAATGTTCGATCTTCGGACTACGGATAACAAGTTTGCTATGGCCATCGACCTGAGCAAAAATCAGCTTGTGGAAGGACGGATTGAGCAAATTCTGAAAGACGCCGGAGCGGCCGAAGTAAACGTTAAGCAGTTTTAA
- a CDS encoding cytochrome c oxidase subunit II gives MVYIVGLLAVIFLALAALVVSRMAAVVRGVNGPEEENSYTGYSNKINGAMFLVFLVLGTIAATWSFLHSTQYFLPEAASPHGRRTDSLFWICMAIVTAAFLITNAVLFIFSYMYQAKKGYKAAYYPENHKLELIWTVIPAIVMAIMVFTGWRAWRDIMSEAPANAQEVEIVGKQFNWIVRYPGVDDNKLGNFNYKLIDNNNDTGIDFSDEKAFDDFTSTTELHIPVGKPIALKIRARDVLHSVFIPHLRVKMDAVPGMPTRFWFVADKTTEQMKNELNNQDFTYEIACTEICGRGHFSMRIRLIVEDEESWKKWCAEQKPLLTSFPEYASRIPANLKAKAAKYLPADAAAPSDSTTASTEQGGGVAASVSLR, from the coding sequence ATGGTCTACATAGTTGGCTTATTAGCTGTAATCTTTCTGGCCCTTGCAGCATTGGTGGTGTCCCGTATGGCAGCCGTCGTGCGTGGCGTAAATGGCCCAGAAGAAGAAAATTCCTACACAGGCTACAGTAACAAAATCAACGGAGCCATGTTTCTGGTCTTCCTGGTTTTGGGGACTATTGCCGCTACCTGGTCGTTCTTACATTCTACGCAGTACTTCTTGCCTGAAGCAGCATCTCCACATGGTCGTCGTACCGACTCTTTATTCTGGATCTGCATGGCAATCGTTACGGCGGCATTCCTGATTACCAACGCTGTACTTTTTATCTTCTCGTACATGTATCAGGCTAAGAAGGGCTACAAAGCTGCTTACTATCCTGAGAACCATAAGTTAGAGTTGATCTGGACGGTGATTCCGGCAATCGTTATGGCAATTATGGTGTTTACTGGCTGGCGTGCATGGCGCGACATCATGTCGGAGGCACCTGCTAACGCTCAGGAAGTTGAGATCGTCGGTAAGCAATTCAACTGGATTGTGCGGTATCCGGGTGTTGACGATAATAAGCTTGGCAACTTCAACTACAAGCTTATCGACAACAATAACGACACGGGAATCGACTTCTCGGATGAGAAAGCTTTTGATGACTTTACGTCGACAACGGAGTTGCACATCCCGGTGGGTAAGCCTATCGCATTGAAAATTCGTGCTCGAGATGTATTGCACAGCGTGTTCATCCCTCACTTGCGTGTTAAGATGGACGCCGTGCCAGGTATGCCGACTCGTTTCTGGTTCGTAGCTGACAAAACTACGGAGCAGATGAAGAATGAGCTGAACAACCAAGACTTCACGTACGAGATTGCCTGTACTGAAATTTGTGGACGTGGTCACTTCTCAATGCGTATTCGTCTGATCGTGGAAGACGAAGAGTCGTGGAAGAAGTGGTGTGCTGAACAGAAGCCACTGTTGACTTCGTTTCCTGAATATGCGTCGCGTATTCCAGCCAACCTCAAAGCTAAGGCTGCTAAGTACCTGCCTGCTGATGCTGCGGCACCATCAGACAGTACTACAGCTTCAACCGAGCAGGGTGGCGGTGTAGCAGCCAGTGTTTCATTACGTTAA
- a CDS encoding DUF420 domain-containing protein: MQTVQIVEERKANRIINILSIAIPVAVAVLLGIRQKVDLGDWTTFLPHLNAVINSLTSVLLLIGLYFIKQKNIAGHRVSMLSAFTLGSVFLVSYVLYHLTNESTPFGGQGWIRPVYYFLLVSHIVLSIVVVWFVLRAVYYAISGQIAQHKAVVKWAYPIWLYVSITGVIVYFLIAPYYNH, from the coding sequence ATGCAAACTGTCCAAATTGTAGAAGAAAGGAAGGCAAATCGAATTATCAATATTCTTTCGATTGCGATTCCGGTTGCTGTTGCTGTTTTATTAGGAATACGGCAGAAAGTTGATCTGGGTGACTGGACAACGTTTTTACCTCACCTGAATGCCGTAATCAATTCACTCACCTCGGTATTGCTTCTTATTGGTCTGTACTTCATCAAACAGAAAAACATTGCGGGGCATCGAGTGAGTATGCTGAGTGCATTCACATTGGGGTCTGTATTCCTGGTAAGTTATGTATTGTATCACCTTACCAACGAGTCAACACCGTTTGGTGGTCAGGGCTGGATTCGTCCGGTATATTATTTCCTGCTGGTGTCGCACATTGTGCTCTCAATTGTGGTAGTCTGGTTTGTTTTGAGAGCAGTATATTATGCCATATCGGGTCAAATTGCGCAGCACAAGGCGGTGGTAAAATGGGCTTATCCGATCTGGTTGTATGTTAGTATCACGGGTGTCATCGTTTATTTTCTGATTGCACCTTACTACAATCATTAA
- a CDS encoding cytochrome C oxidase subunit IV family protein, with the protein MSDHNYHADHSGTEVAPAQTKTIWKVFYILAAVTTLEFIIAFTIGAGTLKTAIFVGLTIVKAFYIVAEFMHLKHEVKSLIWAILLPCMFVVWLLIALLMEGGSIFQLR; encoded by the coding sequence ATGTCCGATCATAATTATCATGCAGATCATAGCGGTACGGAAGTAGCACCTGCACAAACCAAAACGATTTGGAAGGTTTTCTACATTCTGGCTGCCGTAACTACGTTGGAATTTATTATTGCCTTCACCATTGGTGCTGGCACATTAAAGACAGCCATTTTCGTGGGGCTGACCATAGTGAAGGCCTTTTATATTGTGGCTGAGTTCATGCACCTTAAGCATGAAGTGAAAAGTCTTATTTGGGCAATCTTGCTTCCTTGCATGTTCGTTGTTTGGCTGTTGATTGCGTTGTTAATGGAAGGCGGATCTATCTTCCAGCTTCGATAA
- a CDS encoding cytochrome c oxidase subunit I, giving the protein MATVETNLATTAHIAEHEHHEPQSFIRTYVFSEDHKTIAKQYLITGIIWAIIGISMSVIFRLQLGFPDMNLSFLKPILGSWINESNKLDPNFYLALVTMHGTIMVFFVLTAGLSGTFSNFLIPLQVGARDMASGFLNMLSYWFFFLAGLLMFASLFIETGPAAGGWVIYPPLSALPQAHIGSELGMTLWLSSMALFIVSQLLGGINYITTVINLRTRGMSFSKLPLTIWAFFLTAVLGLISFPVLLSAALLLIFDRSFGTSFYLSEIYINGEALPNVGGSPILFQHLFWFLGHPEVYIVMLPALGITSEIIATNARKPIFGYRAMIASMMGIAFLAFIVWAHHMFVTGMNPFLGSIFMFLTLIIAVPSAVKAFNYITTLWRGNIRFTPAMLFSIGLVSFFISGGVTGLILGNSALDIQLHDTYFVVAHFHLVMGASSAFGLLAGVYHWFPKMFGRMMNDKLGYVHFWMTFIGIYCVFFPMHYTGIAGFPRRYYAFTSYDYTKNIFADMNSFISIAAIFAFGSQFLFLYNFVYSMFWGKKATQNPWKSNTLEWTAPIEPGHGNWPGEIPAVYRWPYDYSKPGAKDDFIPQNVPYSQTPESNLPHENELIGLEKEIEAQNLNDQFKQPH; this is encoded by the coding sequence ATGGCGACTGTAGAAACCAACCTCGCGACAACGGCTCACATTGCGGAGCACGAGCACCACGAGCCGCAGAGTTTTATACGCACTTACGTCTTTTCTGAAGATCACAAGACAATTGCGAAGCAATACCTTATCACAGGTATTATTTGGGCGATCATTGGCATTAGCATGTCAGTTATCTTCCGTCTTCAGTTAGGTTTTCCCGACATGAATCTTAGCTTCCTGAAGCCTATTCTTGGAAGCTGGATTAACGAATCAAATAAACTCGATCCGAACTTTTACCTGGCTCTTGTAACAATGCACGGAACCATCATGGTGTTCTTTGTATTGACAGCCGGTTTGAGCGGAACGTTCTCAAACTTCCTGATTCCGCTTCAGGTTGGGGCACGTGACATGGCGTCGGGCTTTCTCAACATGTTGTCATACTGGTTCTTCTTCCTGGCCGGTTTGCTCATGTTTGCGTCGCTGTTTATAGAAACAGGACCTGCTGCAGGTGGCTGGGTTATTTATCCACCTCTGAGTGCTTTGCCACAAGCGCACATCGGTTCAGAACTCGGTATGACGCTTTGGCTGAGCAGTATGGCCTTGTTTATCGTGTCTCAGCTGCTGGGTGGTATCAACTACATCACAACGGTTATCAACCTGCGTACGCGCGGGATGTCGTTCAGCAAGTTGCCCCTGACAATCTGGGCATTTTTCCTGACGGCTGTACTTGGTCTGATCTCATTCCCAGTACTTCTTTCAGCTGCCTTGTTGCTGATCTTCGACCGGTCGTTTGGTACCAGCTTCTATCTGTCAGAGATTTACATCAACGGTGAGGCATTGCCGAACGTAGGTGGTAGCCCAATCCTGTTCCAGCACTTGTTCTGGTTCCTGGGTCACCCAGAAGTCTACATTGTGATGTTGCCTGCCTTGGGTATTACATCTGAAATCATCGCGACAAATGCTCGTAAGCCAATCTTCGGCTATCGTGCTATGATTGCCTCAATGATGGGTATTGCGTTCCTGGCGTTCATCGTATGGGCACACCATATGTTTGTGACAGGTATGAACCCGTTCCTGGGATCGATCTTCATGTTCCTTACGCTGATTATCGCGGTACCTTCGGCTGTAAAGGCGTTTAACTATATTACGACCCTTTGGCGGGGTAACATCCGGTTTACACCGGCCATGTTGTTCTCAATCGGTCTGGTATCGTTCTTTATTTCAGGTGGTGTTACGGGTCTGATTCTCGGTAACTCAGCACTGGATATCCAATTGCACGACACCTACTTCGTTGTTGCTCACTTCCACCTTGTAATGGGTGCATCTTCAGCTTTCGGTCTGTTGGCTGGGGTTTACCACTGGTTCCCCAAGATGTTTGGTCGGATGATGAACGATAAACTGGGTTATGTGCACTTCTGGATGACCTTTATCGGTATCTACTGCGTGTTCTTCCCAATGCACTACACGGGTATTGCAGGCTTCCCACGTCGTTATTACGCATTTACTAGCTACGACTACACGAAGAACATCTTTGCTGATATGAACTCGTTCATCAGTATTGCTGCCATCTTCGCTTTTGGCTCTCAGTTCTTGTTCCTGTACAACTTTGTGTACAGCATGTTCTGGGGTAAGAAAGCCACACAGAACCCATGGAAGTCAAACACGCTGGAATGGACTGCTCCAATTGAGCCAGGTCATGGTAACTGGCCAGGCGAAATCCCTGCTGTGTACCGTTGGCCATACGATTACAGCAAGCCTGGTGCGAAGGATGACTTTATCCCGCAAAACGTGCCTTATTCACAAACTCCCGAGTCAAACCTTCCGCATGAGAATGAGTTGATTGGTTTGGAGAAGGAAATCGAGGCTCAGAACTTAAATGATCAGTTCAAGCAACCCCATTAA
- a CDS encoding SCO family protein: MKRNKKAGILLIVLLVPALAYILLKGFGQNHYGLRRYIPVIDSTTGEPLIQKQINDFGQEVEDTVFRVVPGFRLVNQDGGITDSSVIEGKIHVASFFFTRCGTVCPKISSELTRVQDVFREKPEITFVSFSVDPENDKPEQLKAYAKRYGAIPGKWFFLTGDKAQIYNLAQHGYFLPVVDHGVSYGSPDETFIHSEKLVLVDKAGHIRGFYDGTDKKDVDRLILEIRVLLDIYSKQ; this comes from the coding sequence ATGAAACGAAATAAAAAGGCCGGGATCCTGCTGATTGTTCTGCTGGTCCCGGCCTTGGCATATATACTGCTCAAGGGATTCGGCCAAAACCATTACGGTTTGCGACGGTACATTCCTGTCATAGACTCTACTACGGGTGAGCCGCTGATTCAAAAACAAATAAATGATTTTGGTCAGGAGGTTGAGGATACGGTATTTCGAGTTGTTCCGGGGTTCCGACTTGTAAACCAGGACGGGGGCATAACAGATAGTTCTGTTATTGAAGGAAAAATCCACGTAGCATCATTCTTTTTTACTCGTTGTGGAACCGTTTGCCCTAAAATCTCAAGCGAACTGACCCGGGTTCAGGACGTCTTTCGTGAAAAACCTGAAATCACCTTTGTATCATTTTCAGTCGACCCAGAAAACGATAAGCCTGAGCAGTTAAAAGCGTATGCCAAGCGGTATGGAGCCATTCCAGGGAAGTGGTTTTTTTTAACAGGTGACAAGGCTCAGATTTATAATCTGGCTCAGCATGGCTACTTCCTTCCTGTTGTTGATCATGGGGTTAGCTACGGCAGCCCCGACGAAACTTTTATCCATAGTGAAAAGTTAGTTTTAGTAGATAAAGCAGGTCATATCCGGGGGTTCTATGATGGAACAGATAAGAAGGATGTTGATCGGCTAATTCTTGAAATTCGTGTGTTACTGGATATCTACAGTAAACAATAA
- the nrfD gene encoding NrfD/PsrC family molybdoenzyme membrane anchor subunit, translating to MHVTSSVRTPLVTGGKTYADVTEDVSRQVEGRPTREWTIAFAISVVVLIYGTACVFWTWWEGLGVWGLNKTIGWAWDITNFVWWVGIGHAGTLISAILLLFRQKWRTAVNRAAEAMTIFAVICAASFIVMHMGRPWLAYWALPLPNTFGSLWVNFKSPLVWDVFAISTYFTVSLVFWYMGLIPDLATIRDRARSKVSRYIYGALSMGWNGSAKTWARYEYMSLILAGLSTPLVLSVHTIVSFDFATSVIPGWHTTIFPPYFVAGAIFSGFAMVQNLMLIIRVVFRLEDYITVEHIESMNKVITLTGSIVGIAYLTEFFIAWYSGVEFETYAFINRATGPYWWAYWAMMTCNVISPQLFWSRTIRRSVIWTFVLSVVVNIGMWFERFVIIVTSLHRDYLPSSWAMFHPTLFDISDYIFSFGLFFTLFLLFSKFLPVVNMAEVKTIIKSSSEKLPKSVSGVAKGERVANPTFNKDVE from the coding sequence ATGCATGTCACTTCGTCCGTAAGAACTCCGCTTGTTACCGGTGGGAAAACCTATGCCGATGTAACGGAGGACGTGAGCAGACAGGTAGAAGGCCGTCCCACCCGCGAGTGGACGATTGCTTTTGCCATTTCGGTTGTAGTATTGATCTACGGAACCGCTTGTGTATTCTGGACTTGGTGGGAAGGTTTGGGCGTTTGGGGCCTGAACAAGACTATCGGTTGGGCCTGGGATATTACCAACTTCGTATGGTGGGTAGGTATCGGTCACGCCGGTACACTGATCTCCGCCATTCTTCTGCTGTTCCGCCAAAAGTGGCGGACCGCCGTTAACCGGGCAGCAGAAGCCATGACGATTTTTGCCGTTATCTGTGCAGCAAGCTTTATCGTAATGCACATGGGCCGCCCCTGGCTGGCTTACTGGGCATTGCCGCTGCCAAATACCTTCGGCTCGTTGTGGGTAAACTTCAAGTCACCTCTCGTATGGGACGTGTTTGCCATCAGTACGTATTTTACGGTATCGTTGGTGTTCTGGTACATGGGTCTGATTCCTGACCTGGCTACCATCCGCGACAGGGCTCGTAGCAAAGTGTCTCGCTACATCTACGGTGCTCTGTCGATGGGTTGGAATGGTTCGGCTAAAACATGGGCTCGTTACGAGTACATGAGCTTGATTCTGGCTGGTCTGTCAACACCACTCGTATTGTCTGTACACACCATCGTATCATTCGACTTTGCAACGTCGGTGATTCCGGGCTGGCACACCACTATTTTCCCGCCCTACTTCGTTGCTGGTGCTATCTTCTCTGGATTTGCTATGGTGCAAAACCTGATGTTGATCATCCGCGTAGTATTCCGCCTGGAAGACTACATCACGGTTGAGCACATCGAATCGATGAATAAGGTAATCACACTGACCGGATCGATTGTAGGTATTGCTTACTTGACAGAATTCTTCATTGCCTGGTATTCAGGCGTAGAGTTCGAAACGTACGCGTTTATCAACCGGGCAACTGGCCCCTACTGGTGGGCTTACTGGGCCATGATGACCTGTAACGTAATTTCTCCGCAGCTGTTCTGGTCACGTACTATTCGTCGCTCGGTAATCTGGACGTTCGTGTTGTCGGTTGTTGTGAATATTGGTATGTGGTTTGAGCGTTTCGTGATTATCGTAACCTCACTGCACCGCGACTACCTGCCATCGAGCTGGGCCATGTTTCACCCAACTCTGTTCGACATCAGCGATTACATCTTCTCGTTTGGTTTGTTCTTCACGTTGTTCCTGTTGTTCTCTAAGTTCCTGCCGGTTGTGAACATGGCGGAGGTAAAGACGATTATTAAGTCTTCATCAGAGAAACTGCCTAAATCTGTATCAGGTGTGGCTAAAGGCGAGCGTGTTGCTAACCCTACGTTTAACAAAGACGTAGAATAA
- a CDS encoding COX15/CtaA family protein, with product MISSSNPIKLKNERQFRRLALLTVVTIYLVILAGGIVRGTGSGMGCPDWPKCFGQWVPPTDVSQLPSNYQEIYSHRGYADTVFNPVKTWIEYVNRLLGVLTGFFIFLTFLSSLRFLKTDRTITVLSFAAFILVGFQGWLGSKVVSSLLAPWMITLHMLVAIVIVGVLLYVTARSYSGVIPKDTIRSRSFVNRFLILSSIVLLVQILLGTQVREEVDYVAERLGNANRDQWVNYFGIKFIIHRSFSWIVVLTQLLWYWRFYKEQQGGVLSALGKWVMGLTLAQIVTGITLSHFGMPAFAQPIHLTIAIIALGIQFILILLLNKGVVFSGQVVPSEGKVVHTA from the coding sequence ATGATCAGTTCAAGCAACCCCATTAAGTTAAAAAATGAACGGCAGTTCCGGAGACTGGCTCTTCTGACCGTTGTTACTATCTACCTCGTTATTTTGGCAGGTGGTATCGTCAGAGGAACCGGCTCCGGGATGGGCTGTCCTGATTGGCCTAAATGCTTCGGGCAGTGGGTCCCTCCGACGGATGTCTCTCAGCTTCCGTCTAACTATCAGGAAATCTACAGTCATCGGGGTTACGCCGATACAGTCTTTAACCCGGTCAAGACGTGGATTGAGTACGTAAATCGACTCTTAGGCGTGCTGACCGGGTTCTTTATTTTCCTGACCTTTCTTTCCTCCTTACGCTTTCTTAAAACAGACCGTACCATCACGGTACTCAGCTTTGCAGCCTTTATTCTGGTTGGCTTTCAGGGATGGCTTGGTTCAAAAGTAGTTTCGAGCTTGTTAGCGCCCTGGATGATTACCCTGCATATGTTGGTAGCCATAGTGATTGTAGGGGTATTGCTTTATGTTACGGCTCGGTCATATTCGGGAGTAATTCCAAAGGATACGATTCGCAGCAGATCTTTTGTAAACCGTTTTCTTATCCTGAGTTCGATTGTTCTTCTCGTGCAGATTCTGTTAGGGACGCAAGTTCGTGAAGAGGTCGATTACGTTGCTGAGCGCCTGGGTAACGCCAACCGTGATCAATGGGTTAACTACTTCGGCATTAAGTTCATTATCCACCGTTCGTTTTCGTGGATAGTGGTTTTAACGCAGTTACTCTGGTACTGGCGGTTTTATAAAGAGCAGCAGGGAGGTGTATTGTCTGCCTTGGGCAAATGGGTGATGGGATTGACATTGGCACAGATTGTGACCGGCATTACGCTGTCTCACTTTGGAATGCCGGCTTTTGCACAACCAATCCATTTAACCATTGCAATCATCGCTTTGGGAATACAATTCATCCTCATTTTGTTATTGAATAAAGGAGTTGTGTTTTCAGGGCAGGTAGTACCATCGGAAGGGAAAGTAGTGCACACAGCATGA
- a CDS encoding cytochrome c oxidase subunit 3, producing the protein MATTVTTGSTTTFDKKTWMGGVEPMNASYGKLMMWFFLISDTFTFSALLVTYGLIRFSFPAYDPAIHGAFQFSNLYWPIPEKVYNAVPFLHGVDAPLVFVGLMTFVLIFSSVTMVLAVEAGHRMDRADVEKYMLWTILGGFAFLGCQAWEWSHFIHGTEQGMQIKELVGGEWVTRTVFGANLTENQYGPPAFADLFFFITGFHGTHVFSGVILNILIFYRAATGLYQRRGHYEMVEKVGLYWHFVDLVWVFVFTFFYLV; encoded by the coding sequence ATGGCGACGACTGTGACAACGGGGTCAACGACGACATTCGACAAGAAAACCTGGATGGGTGGTGTCGAACCAATGAACGCGAGCTATGGTAAGCTGATGATGTGGTTTTTCCTCATCTCGGATACCTTCACGTTTTCGGCTCTTCTCGTAACGTACGGCTTGATCCGATTCAGCTTCCCAGCCTACGACCCGGCTATTCACGGAGCTTTCCAATTCTCAAATCTTTACTGGCCAATTCCAGAGAAAGTGTATAACGCTGTACCGTTCCTGCACGGTGTGGATGCACCGCTGGTGTTCGTCGGTTTGATGACTTTCGTTTTGATTTTTAGTAGTGTGACAATGGTACTTGCTGTGGAAGCTGGTCACCGTATGGATCGCGCGGATGTAGAGAAATACATGCTCTGGACGATCCTCGGCGGCTTTGCTTTCCTCGGCTGTCAGGCATGGGAGTGGTCACACTTTATTCACGGTACTGAGCAGGGAATGCAGATTAAAGAGTTGGTAGGTGGTGAGTGGGTTACCCGCACTGTTTTCGGCGCAAATCTGACCGAAAACCAGTACGGTCCGCCGGCATTTGCCGATCTATTCTTCTTTATCACGGGCTTCCACGGCACGCACGTATTTAGTGGTGTTATCTTAAACATCCTGATTTTTTACCGGGCCGCAACAGGTCTGTATCAGCGTCGTGGCCATTACGAAATGGTTGAGAAAGTGGGTCTCTATTGGCACTTTGTTGATCTGGTGTGGGTCTTTGTGTTTACCTTCTTCTACCTCGTTTAA
- a CDS encoding c-type cytochrome, translating into MILKKLTLASLTFLGVAILSTSCSKGHNDTGSEFAPNMYYPVGYEPYRQIDSNTVNPMGLNMRMPAQGTIARPNYHTRFGEGDSASADLMIYNIPKDSIAIAERTLTNPIPETEKTLEEGKLLYGRYCQHCHGEGGKGDGLVGKQYKGVPSYSADAYKTMNDGHIFHVITHGKGRMWPHGSQMTPEERWKIVQYVHKLQQG; encoded by the coding sequence ATGATACTGAAGAAGTTAACACTAGCGTCTCTTACCTTCCTGGGCGTTGCGATTCTTAGCACTTCATGCTCGAAGGGTCATAACGACACTGGGTCGGAATTCGCTCCCAATATGTATTACCCGGTTGGGTATGAGCCGTACAGGCAAATTGACTCGAATACGGTTAACCCAATGGGCTTGAACATGCGAATGCCAGCTCAGGGAACAATTGCTCGTCCGAACTACCATACCCGTTTCGGTGAAGGTGATAGTGCATCGGCAGATCTGATGATCTACAACATTCCCAAAGACAGCATTGCCATTGCTGAACGTACCCTGACTAACCCCATTCCAGAGACCGAGAAAACTCTGGAAGAAGGTAAGTTGCTATATGGCCGCTATTGCCAGCATTGTCATGGTGAAGGTGGCAAAGGTGACGGTCTGGTTGGTAAGCAATACAAAGGTGTACCGAGTTATTCAGCAGATGCCTACAAGACCATGAATGACGGCCACATTTTCCATGTAATTACGCACGGAAAGGGTCGTATGTGGCCGCATGGCTCTCAAATGACTCCTGAAGAACGCTGGAAGATTGTTCAGTACGTTCATAAACTACAGCAAGGATAA
- the cyoE gene encoding heme o synthase, whose product MMTVEERKDSTRLRWRTKIKAYVELLKLRLAVIVGLSGALGYMLATKESYNAGMILLFSISGLMITGAANATNQILEIELDRLMNRTGTRPLPSGRLSKRSALYFVGVLLFVGLLTQALWFNPLTAAISFVSYLLYSFAYTPLKRVGPIAVFVGAIPGGLPPLIGCVAAKGTIDLEAMVLFGVQFIWQFPHFWAIAWVLDDDYRKAGFRLLPLANAKSYNTALIVLMFTLVLLPTSVLPTLFGFTGTVSAWVSIVAGLAFLYLNFRLVKLGTDRSALQLMFGSFLYLPVVQIAYVLDKV is encoded by the coding sequence ATGATGACGGTAGAGGAAAGAAAAGATTCGACTAGGTTACGTTGGCGAACCAAAATTAAGGCGTACGTAGAGTTACTCAAGCTCCGTTTGGCTGTAATCGTGGGTTTGTCGGGTGCACTGGGGTACATGCTGGCAACTAAAGAGAGCTACAACGCAGGAATGATTCTGTTGTTTAGCATCAGTGGCCTGATGATTACTGGTGCTGCTAATGCAACTAATCAGATACTGGAGATAGAGTTAGATCGATTGATGAACCGCACAGGTACCAGACCGTTACCCTCTGGTCGATTAAGCAAACGGAGTGCTCTATACTTTGTTGGAGTACTATTGTTTGTGGGTCTGTTAACTCAGGCACTCTGGTTTAATCCGCTAACTGCTGCGATATCGTTTGTTTCGTACCTCCTATACAGCTTTGCTTACACACCGCTTAAGCGGGTAGGCCCAATAGCTGTATTTGTAGGGGCAATTCCTGGAGGGCTACCACCACTCATCGGTTGTGTAGCCGCGAAGGGGACAATTGATCTGGAAGCAATGGTCCTGTTTGGGGTTCAGTTCATCTGGCAGTTTCCGCACTTTTGGGCTATTGCCTGGGTGTTAGATGATGATTATCGCAAAGCTGGCTTTCGATTGCTACCGTTGGCCAACGCCAAATCATACAATACAGCGCTAATTGTACTCATGTTTACGCTGGTCTTGTTGCCAACGAGTGTTTTACCAACTCTGTTTGGCTTCACAGGAACAGTTTCGGCCTGGGTAAGCATAGTGGCTGGTTTAGCTTTTCTCTACCTAAACTTCCGCCTGGTCAAATTAGGGACTGACCGTAGTGCATTGCAACTCATGTTTGGTTCCTTTTTGTATTTGCCAGTAGTTCAAATTGCTTATGTCTTAGACAAAGTGTGA